From the Cyanobium sp. M30B3 genome, the window CGATGCCCATGCCCGCGGCGACGAGGACCGCAGCACCCTTGGGGAACTGATCGCCGACCCCGCCAGCGGTGAGCACTTCGACAGCATGGACCGGCTGCTGCAGAAGGAACACCTCGGCTCCTGGCTCTCCCAGCTGAACGAGCGGGAACAGACGATCCTCAAGCTGCGCTTCGGGCTGGAGGGTCACGAGCCGCTCACCCTGGCGGAGATCGGCCGGCTGATCCATGTGTCCCGCGAGCGGGTGCGCCAGCTCGAGGCCAAGGCGATCATGCGCCTGCGCCTGCTCAGTAACCTGCATCAAGCCGCCTGAGCCGGGCCCCTGACCCCAGCTCCGACAACAGCTTTCGACTGGCCCGGGCAACTCATCGGCGTCGCCGCCGTGGCTGCCTGGCTTGCCCTGCTGGCCGCTGCCGCCATGGCGGTGCGGCGACGCTGGAACGGCGAGGGAAGTGAGGGCCAGCGGGAATGGAGCCGCAAGCTGGTGCACATCGGCAGCGGTGCCGTGGTGCTGATCGCCTGGATCTTTGCCATCGACCGCCGGATCGCCATCCCGGCGGCGGCCACCATCACCCTGCTGGCGGCCCTGAACCACCGGCTGCGGGTGCTGCCGGCCGTGGAGGACGTGGGCCGCGCCAGCTACGGCACCGTGGCCTATGGCGCCTCGATCACCCTGCTGCTCTGGCAGTTCTGGCCCGGCCAGCCGGCCACGGTGGCCGCCGGGGTACTGGTGATGGCGCTGGGTGATGGCCTGGCCGGCCTGGTGGGGCCGCTGTGGCCGTCGGCCAGCTGGCAGGTGCTGGGCCAGAGGCGCTCCCTCCTGGGCACCGCCACCATGGCCGCTGCCAGCCTGCTCGTGCTGGCGGGCCTGAGCCTGGCGGTGGGAGGGCCCACCTGGCCCCAGCTGCTGGCAATCGCCGCGGCGGCCACCCTGCTGGAGCAGCTGGCCGTGGGCGGCATCGACAACCTCAGCGTGCCGCTGGGGGTGGCCTGGCTCTGGCAGCAGTGCAGCGGGATCGGCTGAACCCCGGCGCGATTCAGGCCCTCAGCAGGATTTCGCAGCGCTGCCCCCAGTCGTGGGTGGTGCCCAGTCCAGCCACGAGCAGGCGATCGGCGGGCTCCTCCTTCAAGCGCAGCTGCCACTGGCGGATCAGATCCGCCCGTTCCATCCAGGTCTGCACCACGGCCTGGTGAATGGCCTCCAGATCCCAGTGGCGCTGATGGCCGATGCGCTGGCCCCAACCGAGCAGGTCATCGAGCTGAAAGGGCCGGAAGCCAGCGAAGGCGGGGCCGTTGCCCGGATCGGGATGACACTGCTCCAGATGGAACAATTCCAACGGATCCGAGAGCCCACAGAACTGCAGCAGATAGGTCATTACAGACCTCCAACTGAACTGAATCAAACCTATGGAGACAGGCCCAGGATGCTGTTCAGCAGGAACAGTTTGTTGCCAACAGCAGCAAATCGCCACCTGATTAAGCCCTTTGAATGATTAGCACTCGAGTGATTGGAGTGCCAATTCCGGCTTCAACGAGCTCCGCTAAATCAGGCCATCACCGCAGCGGCCGTGCTGCTGCGCACCGCCGCCGCCAGGCCCTCGAGCACCTCGGCCGTGGTGGCCGTGTCGATGCAGGCATCGGTGACGCTCTGGCCATAGGTGAGTTGGTTGAGGTCGGCGCTGATCTTCTGGTTGCCGGCCACCAGGTGGCTCTCCAGCATCACCCCCATCACGTGGCGGGAGCCGGCTGCCACCTGCTGCGCCACCTGTTCGGCCACGTCGGCCTGGCGCCGGTAGTCCTTGTTGGAGTTGCCGTGGCTGCAGTCCACCATCAGCCGGCAGGGCAGCCCCGCCGCCGCCAGGTCGCTGGCCGCCTGTTCGATCGCCTCGGGATGGTAGTTGCTGCCCTGCTTGCCGCCCCGCAGCACCAGATGGCCATCCGGATTGCCGGTGGTGGTGATGATCGAGGCATAGCCCTCCCGGTTGATGCCCAGGAAGTGGTGGGGACGGGACGCCGCCTCCACAGCGTTGATGGCGGTGCCCACGCTGCCGTCGGTGCCGTTCTTGAAGCCGATCGGCATCGATAGGCCCGAGGCCATCTCCCGGTGGGTCTGGCTCTCGGTGGTGCGGGCGCCGATGGCCGTCCAGCTGATCAGGTCAGCGATGTACTGGGGCACCACCGGATCGAGCAGTTCCGTGGCGGCGGGCAGCCCCATCTCCGCCACGTGCAGCAGCAGCCCGCGGGCGCGGCGCAGGCCGGTGTTGATGTCGTAGCTGCCATCGAGGTGGGGATCGTTGATCAGCCCCTTCCAGCCCACGGTGGTGCGCGGTTTCTCGAAATACACGCGCATCACCACCTCCAGCTCGGCGCGGTGGCGCTCTCTGGCCTCGGCGATGAAGGCGGCGTACTCCTGGGCCGCTGCCACGTCGTGCACCGAACAGGGGCCGACAATCACCAGCAGCCGCTGGTCGCGGCCATGCAGGATCGCCTGGATCGCCTGGCGAGCCTGCTGCACCGTGCTGGCGGCCCGGCCACTGAGGGGCAGGTCCCGGTGCAGCACCGCCGGCGGCACCAGCGGCCTGGTTTCCACCACATGGAGGTCGCTGGTGGTGGCGTGCATGGGAATTCGGGCTGCCTGGGGTGCCGCGTCGGGGTGGTTCAGCCTAGTGAGCGGCCCAACGGCAGCCGTTGCCACCACCGGCCGGCCCCGCGGCCAAGAACAATGGGGGCAGCCTGTATGGATTGCGATGGCCGCCAGCCCGTTCCTTGCCGACTACCGCGCCGCCGCCGCAGGGCGCGAGGTGCTGGGGGTGCCGGCCCTGCCGCTGAGCGCCGGCGAAGCCGCAGCCCTCACCGAACTGCTGGCCGCACCGCCCGCCGGCGAGGAGGCCTTTTTGCTGGAGCTGCTGAGCGAGCGCATCCCCCCCGGCGTGGATGAGGCGGCCTACGTGAAGGCCAGCTGGCTGCTGGCGGTGGCCAAGGGCGAAAGCGCCTCCCCCCTGGTGAGCCCGGTGCAGGCCGTGAATCTGCTGGCCACGATGATCGGCGGCTACAACGTGGGCGCCCTGATCGAACTGCTCTCCAGCAGCGATCCGGCCATCGCCGAGGCCGCCGCCACCGGCCTCAGCCGCACCCTGCTCGTCTACGACGCCTACAACGACGTGCTGGAGCTGGCGGACAGCAACGCCTATGCCAAGCGCGTCGTCGACAGCTGGGCCGCCGCCGAGTGGTTCACCGCCAAGCCCGAACTGCCGGCGGAGATCACGGTCACGGTGTTCAAGGTGGAGGGCGAGACCAACACCGACGACCTCTCCCCGGCCACCCACGCCACCACCCGGCCCGACATCCCCCTGCACGCCCAGGCAATGCTGGAGACGCGCATGCCCGGCGGCCTGGAGCTGATCGCCCAGCTCAAGCAAAAAGGCCACCCCGTGGCCTACGTGGGCGATGTGGTGGGAACGGGCAGCTCGCGCAAGTCGGCGATCAACTCGGTGCTCTGGCACACCGGCACCGACATCCCCCACGTGCCCAACAAGCGCAGCGGCGGCGTGATCCTGGGCGGCAAGATCGCGCCGATCTTCTTCAACACCGCCGAGGATTCCGGCGCCCTGCCGATCGAATGCGACGTCACGGCCCTCAACTCGGGCGAAGTGATCACGATCCGGCCCTATGCCGGCACGATCGAGCGCGCCGCCGGTGAGCCGAATGCCGGCACAATCGTGGCCCGCTTCGAACTCAAGCCCAGCACGATCACCGATGAGGTGCGCGCCGGCGGCCGCATCCCCCTGCTGATCGGCCGCTCGCTCACCGACAAGGTGCGCGCCAAGCTGGGGCTACCGCCCAGCGATCTCTTCATCCGCCCGGTGGCCCCGGCCGACACCGGCAAGGGCTACACCCTGGCCCAGAAGATGGTGGGCAAGGCCTGCGGCCTGGCGGGCGTGCGCCCCGGCACCAGCTGCGAGCCGCTGATGACCACCGTGGGCTCCCAGGACACCACCGGGCCGATGACCCGCGATGAGATGAAGGAGCTGGCCTGCCTGGGCTTTTCCGCCGACCTGGTGATGCAGAGCTTCTGCCACACCGCCGCCTATCCCAAGCCGGTGGATCTCAAGACCCACGCCGAGCTGCCCGACTTCATGGCCTCCCGCGGCGGCGTGGCCCTGCGCCCCGGCGACGGCATCATCCACAGCTGGCTCAACCGCATGCTCCTGCCCGACACCGTCGGCACCGGCGGCGACAGCCACACCCGCTTCCCCCTGGGCATCTCCTTCCCCGCCGGCTCGGGCCTGGTGGCCTTCGCCGCCGCCATCGGCGCCATGCCGCTCGACATGCCCGAATCGGTGCTGGTGAAGTTCAAAGGCTCCCTGCAGCCGGGCGTCACCCTGCGCGACGTGGTGAATGCCATTCCCTACGTGGCCATCCAGCAGGGCCTGCTGACCGTGGACAAGGAGGGCAAAAAGAACGTGTTCAACGGCCGGATCATGGAGATCGAGGGCCTGCCCGATCTGAAGCTGGAGCAGGCCTTTGAGCTCACCGACGCCACCGCCGAGCGCAGCT encodes:
- the acnB gene encoding bifunctional aconitate hydratase 2/2-methylisocitrate dehydratase, coding for MAASPFLADYRAAAAGREVLGVPALPLSAGEAAALTELLAAPPAGEEAFLLELLSERIPPGVDEAAYVKASWLLAVAKGESASPLVSPVQAVNLLATMIGGYNVGALIELLSSSDPAIAEAAATGLSRTLLVYDAYNDVLELADSNAYAKRVVDSWAAAEWFTAKPELPAEITVTVFKVEGETNTDDLSPATHATTRPDIPLHAQAMLETRMPGGLELIAQLKQKGHPVAYVGDVVGTGSSRKSAINSVLWHTGTDIPHVPNKRSGGVILGGKIAPIFFNTAEDSGALPIECDVTALNSGEVITIRPYAGTIERAAGEPNAGTIVARFELKPSTITDEVRAGGRIPLLIGRSLTDKVRAKLGLPPSDLFIRPVAPADTGKGYTLAQKMVGKACGLAGVRPGTSCEPLMTTVGSQDTTGPMTRDEMKELACLGFSADLVMQSFCHTAAYPKPVDLKTHAELPDFMASRGGVALRPGDGIIHSWLNRMLLPDTVGTGGDSHTRFPLGISFPAGSGLVAFAAAIGAMPLDMPESVLVKFKGSLQPGVTLRDVVNAIPYVAIQQGLLTVDKEGKKNVFNGRIMEIEGLPDLKLEQAFELTDATAERSCAGSTIKLSVETVSEYLRSNVALLKNMIARGYGDARTLARRIQAMEAWLANPVLMEADADAEYAAVIEIDLDQITEPILACPNDPDNVKTLSAVAGDRIDEVFIGSCMTNIGHYRAAANVLQGQGENTARLWVCPPTRMDEEMLKQEGYYAIFEAAGSRMEMPGCSLCMGNQARVEDNTTVFSTSTRNFNNRLGNGAQVYLGSAELAAVCAQLGRIPSKEEYLAIAAEKIDPYGAELYRYLNFDQIEGFEDQCRVVSAEEEAKVLAEV
- a CDS encoding 3-deoxy-7-phosphoheptulonate synthase, with translation MHATTSDLHVVETRPLVPPAVLHRDLPLSGRAASTVQQARQAIQAILHGRDQRLLVIVGPCSVHDVAAAQEYAAFIAEARERHRAELEVVMRVYFEKPRTTVGWKGLINDPHLDGSYDINTGLRRARGLLLHVAEMGLPAATELLDPVVPQYIADLISWTAIGARTTESQTHREMASGLSMPIGFKNGTDGSVGTAINAVEAASRPHHFLGINREGYASIITTTGNPDGHLVLRGGKQGSNYHPEAIEQAASDLAAAGLPCRLMVDCSHGNSNKDYRRQADVAEQVAQQVAAGSRHVMGVMLESHLVAGNQKISADLNQLTYGQSVTDACIDTATTAEVLEGLAAAVRSSTAAAVMA
- a CDS encoding dolichol kinase, whose translation is MGVAAVAAWLALLAAAAMAVRRRWNGEGSEGQREWSRKLVHIGSGAVVLIAWIFAIDRRIAIPAAATITLLAALNHRLRVLPAVEDVGRASYGTVAYGASITLLLWQFWPGQPATVAAGVLVMALGDGLAGLVGPLWPSASWQVLGQRRSLLGTATMAAASLLVLAGLSLAVGGPTWPQLLAIAAAATLLEQLAVGGIDNLSVPLGVAWLWQQCSGIG